The following are encoded in a window of Pontiella desulfatans genomic DNA:
- a CDS encoding arylsulfatase — MAALVPLLGTAKSNKPNILVIWGDDVGQANISAYTRGMMGYKTPNIDRITDEGMLFTDYYGEQSCTAGRSSFITGQSVFRTGLSKVGLPGAKEGMSTLDPTIAGLLKDQGYATGQFGKNHLGDRDEHLPTNNGFDEFFGNLYHLNAEEEPENEDYPKDPAFREKFGPRGVIKSFAGGKIEDTGPLTKKRMETVDDETVAAAVDFIKRQHAAGTPWFVWWSGTRMHFRTHVSEEKMAQIKALNPHADEYTCGMIEHDMHIGVFLELLDELGIADNTLVHYSTDNGPHYNTWPDAASTPFRGEKNTNWEGGWRVPCAVRWPGVIKPDTVSNGIVHHMDWLPTFLAAAGKTNIKEDLLDGYKSKALGRNYKVHLDGYNLMDHLKDPDHVESPRKEVFYFSDDGDLTALRYNAWKMIFMEQKTAGTLRVWMDPFVPLRVPMILNLRRDPYERAPITSNTYYDWMIDRAYLLVPAQAYVGDFLKTFAEFPPRQKAATFSLDQVIEQMTKGAAGER; from the coding sequence ATGGCGGCACTTGTTCCACTGCTTGGAACGGCAAAAAGCAACAAACCCAATATCCTCGTGATTTGGGGCGACGATGTTGGCCAAGCCAACATCAGTGCGTATACCCGGGGCATGATGGGCTACAAGACGCCCAACATCGACCGCATTACCGATGAGGGCATGCTCTTTACCGACTATTACGGCGAGCAAAGCTGCACCGCCGGCCGCTCCTCCTTTATTACAGGGCAAAGCGTCTTTCGCACCGGCCTCTCGAAGGTCGGCCTTCCGGGCGCCAAGGAAGGCATGAGCACGCTCGATCCGACCATCGCCGGTCTGTTGAAAGACCAAGGTTACGCCACCGGTCAGTTCGGCAAAAACCATCTGGGCGACCGCGACGAACATCTTCCAACCAATAATGGGTTTGATGAGTTTTTTGGCAACCTCTACCACCTCAACGCCGAGGAAGAACCGGAAAACGAAGATTATCCGAAAGATCCAGCCTTCCGGGAAAAATTTGGCCCTCGCGGCGTCATCAAATCCTTTGCTGGTGGAAAAATCGAGGACACCGGCCCACTCACCAAGAAACGCATGGAAACCGTCGATGACGAGACCGTTGCCGCAGCCGTGGACTTCATCAAGCGCCAGCATGCCGCCGGAACCCCATGGTTCGTTTGGTGGAGCGGAACGCGCATGCATTTCCGCACCCACGTCAGCGAAGAAAAAATGGCGCAGATCAAAGCCCTGAATCCGCATGCCGACGAATATACCTGCGGCATGATCGAGCATGACATGCATATTGGTGTATTCCTCGAGCTGCTCGACGAACTCGGGATTGCCGATAACACCCTCGTCCATTACTCCACCGACAATGGCCCGCACTACAACACCTGGCCGGATGCCGCATCGACCCCCTTCCGCGGCGAGAAAAACACGAACTGGGAAGGCGGTTGGCGTGTGCCCTGCGCCGTGCGCTGGCCGGGCGTCATTAAGCCGGATACCGTTTCCAACGGAATTGTGCATCACATGGATTGGTTGCCGACCTTCCTGGCTGCGGCAGGCAAGACCAACATCAAGGAAGACCTGCTCGACGGCTACAAGTCCAAGGCGCTAGGCCGCAACTATAAGGTTCACCTCGATGGCTACAACCTGATGGATCACTTGAAGGATCCCGACCATGTGGAGTCTCCGCGCAAGGAGGTCTTCTATTTCTCGGACGACGGCGACCTGACCGCCTTGCGGTATAACGCCTGGAAAATGATTTTCATGGAGCAGAAAACGGCAGGCACCTTGCGCGTCTGGATGGATCCTTTTGTTCCTCTGCGCGTCCCCATGATCCTGAACCTTCGACGTGATCCCTACGAGCGCGCACCGATCACGTCGAACACCTACTACGACTGGATGATCGACCGCGCCTACCTGCTGGTTCCGGCGCAGGCCTATGTCGGAGACTTCCTGAAAACGTTTGCTGAATTTCCGCCGCGCCAGAAAGCGGCCACCTTCAGCCTGGACCAGGTGATCGAACAAATGACCAAGGGAGCCGCCGGAGAACGGTAG
- a CDS encoding HAD family hydrolase, whose amino-acid sequence MTVTNAINHTLKIRLTQSLSIALFVLFSVLGVHAADPLPSWNAGPAKQAILDFVKSTTSPGSENHVPPAERIAVFDNDGTLWSEQPLYFQALFIFDRIKQLAPQHPEWKAQEPFASVLKGDTKTALAGGEHALIEMAMATHAGTTTEEFHQLAMEWISTARHPETGKLLTEMVYQPMLELLTYLRENGFKTYIVSGGGIEFMRPWTERIYGIPPEQVIGSSIKTKYELREGQPVLARLPEMNFIDDKEGKPVGINQHIGRRPIAAFGNSDGDFQMLEWTTAGDGARLGVYIHHDDAKREYAYDRNSHIGKLARGLDESSERGWIVVSMKNNWKTIYP is encoded by the coding sequence ATGACGGTAACCAACGCGATCAACCATACCTTGAAAATACGGCTCACCCAATCGCTGAGCATAGCCCTATTCGTCCTGTTTTCAGTGCTGGGCGTCCATGCAGCCGACCCGTTACCTTCGTGGAACGCGGGTCCCGCGAAGCAGGCGATTCTCGACTTCGTTAAATCAACAACCTCCCCCGGCTCGGAAAACCATGTTCCCCCGGCAGAACGCATCGCGGTGTTCGACAACGACGGAACGTTGTGGAGCGAACAACCCTTGTATTTCCAAGCCCTGTTTATCTTTGACCGCATCAAGCAGCTTGCTCCGCAACACCCGGAGTGGAAGGCCCAGGAGCCTTTTGCATCCGTACTGAAGGGAGATACCAAAACCGCACTGGCAGGCGGTGAGCATGCCCTGATCGAAATGGCCATGGCCACCCATGCCGGCACAACCACTGAAGAATTCCATCAATTGGCCATGGAATGGATCTCGACCGCCCGGCACCCCGAAACCGGCAAGCTTTTGACCGAAATGGTCTACCAGCCCATGCTTGAACTACTAACCTATCTGCGGGAAAACGGCTTCAAGACCTACATTGTGTCGGGCGGCGGCATCGAATTCATGCGCCCTTGGACGGAACGCATCTATGGCATTCCTCCGGAGCAGGTCATAGGAAGCAGCATAAAGACAAAATACGAGCTGCGCGAGGGCCAGCCGGTTCTCGCCCGGTTGCCGGAAATGAACTTTATCGACGACAAGGAAGGCAAACCGGTCGGCATCAATCAACATATCGGCCGCCGCCCGATCGCCGCCTTCGGCAACTCCGACGGCGACTTCCAAATGCTGGAATGGACTACTGCGGGGGATGGAGCCCGATTGGGGGTTTATATCCACCACGACGATGCCAAGCGTGAATATGCCTACGACCGCAACTCCCACATCGGTAAACTTGCCCGCGGACTGGACGAAAGCTCCGAGCGCGGCTGGATAGTGGTCAGCATGAAAAACAACTGGAAAACCATTTATCCCTGA
- a CDS encoding efflux RND transporter permease subunit produces MFSHFFIRRPIFAAVIAIVIVLLGSFALKGLPIERYPNIAPPAITVSAAYPGADANTVADTVAAVIEKEVNGVEGMIYMSSVSANDGTMKLTVTFKTGIDLDMANVLVQNRVAIAIPQLPQEVQRLGVSTKKKSTDANLYIGFTSTDENHDDIFLANYVALRVKDEVARVPGVGEVMAFGAGNYSMRVWLDPDKMKARGLTADDVVNAVKEQNLQVAAGQIGEPPVPSGQAHQMTIQVKGRLLEAEEFGAIVIRTGNDGRVLRIRDIANVELGAQNYIIRSSLNGKPSSTIAVYQIPGENALAVVDGVRAKMEELKPGFPEGMDYTIVYDNTVVIKASIKEVVVTLFITLILVVFTVYIFLQNVRATIVPSVTIPVSLIGTFAAMSALGYSINQFTLFGLVLVIGIVVDDAIVVVENCTRLIDEEGLSPKEAALRAMSEISGPVIATTLVLLSVFIPTTFMPGITGTLFKQFAVTISVATVFSTINALTLSPALCSILLRRSKGETQTGVFGLFNKSLDSTKKGYLKVVNQALRKSFIGLVVFLAMSALAFIGFSDLPGGFVPQEDEGYCMVNVLLPDASALERTDEFIREVNAIIGGTDGIADYMTIAGYSILDGAAIPNAAFSVATFKHWDERKNRHQSEIIRELNMKLSQLKDGVAFSFPMPSLPGVGMSGGLVMQLQDRGGAGMGTLQQVAEEFMNDGNSQSGLQGMYTTFRANVPQLFVDIDRDQVLTKNVSMSAVFNALQYFYGSVYMNDFTYMNRVFQVRAQAAGEYRREASQIRDMEIRNRDGKMLPLGSVVSIEEILGPQSVNRYNMYPSAKIMGQPGDGYSTGQAMAIVENMGQQKLPASMGVEWTELSYQEKAAQGSSNIIYVLAIILVYLVLAAQYESWSIPVSVCLSVPTALLGAVIALKVAAFDNNVYAQVGIVLLIGLCTKTAILIVEFAKVEHEEGKSVFEAAMSASNLRFRAVLMTAFSFILGVIPLLTASGAGAESRKVLGATVFGGMLVATVASLIFVPMLYYIVQVMKEKSSKQPVPKEDAE; encoded by the coding sequence ATGTTCAGCCATTTCTTCATTAGACGCCCCATCTTTGCCGCCGTCATCGCGATCGTGATCGTGCTGCTCGGCTCCTTTGCCCTCAAGGGCCTGCCGATCGAGCGCTACCCCAACATTGCACCGCCGGCCATCACCGTGAGTGCCGCCTATCCGGGAGCGGATGCCAACACCGTGGCCGACACCGTCGCCGCCGTGATCGAAAAAGAGGTGAACGGTGTCGAAGGCATGATCTATATGAGTTCCGTCAGCGCCAACGACGGCACCATGAAGCTGACCGTGACCTTTAAAACGGGGATCGACCTCGATATGGCCAACGTCCTGGTCCAGAACCGCGTGGCCATTGCCATCCCGCAACTGCCGCAGGAAGTACAGCGCCTGGGAGTATCCACCAAGAAAAAATCCACCGACGCCAACCTCTACATCGGCTTCACCAGCACCGACGAAAACCACGACGACATCTTCCTGGCCAACTATGTGGCCCTGCGGGTGAAAGACGAAGTGGCCCGGGTTCCGGGGGTGGGCGAAGTGATGGCCTTCGGCGCGGGCAACTATTCCATGCGCGTTTGGCTCGATCCGGATAAGATGAAAGCGCGCGGGCTGACCGCCGACGATGTCGTCAATGCCGTCAAGGAACAAAACCTGCAGGTTGCCGCCGGGCAGATCGGCGAACCCCCGGTACCTTCCGGGCAGGCCCACCAGATGACCATCCAAGTCAAGGGCCGCCTGCTCGAAGCCGAGGAATTCGGCGCCATCGTGATCCGTACCGGCAACGATGGCCGGGTGCTGCGGATCCGCGATATCGCCAACGTGGAGCTCGGCGCCCAGAACTACATTATCCGCTCCAGCCTCAACGGCAAACCCTCCTCCACCATTGCCGTCTACCAGATTCCCGGGGAAAATGCACTGGCCGTGGTCGATGGCGTACGCGCCAAGATGGAAGAGTTGAAACCCGGCTTCCCCGAAGGCATGGACTACACCATCGTCTACGACAACACCGTGGTCATCAAGGCCTCCATCAAGGAAGTGGTGGTCACCCTCTTCATCACCCTGATCCTGGTGGTCTTCACCGTTTATATTTTCCTGCAGAACGTCCGCGCCACGATCGTCCCCTCCGTCACCATTCCGGTTTCGCTGATCGGCACCTTCGCCGCCATGTCGGCGCTGGGCTATTCCATCAACCAGTTCACCCTGTTCGGCCTCGTGCTGGTGATCGGCATCGTGGTGGATGACGCCATCGTGGTGGTGGAAAACTGCACGCGCCTGATCGACGAGGAAGGCCTCTCGCCGAAAGAGGCCGCCCTGCGGGCCATGAGCGAAATCTCCGGGCCGGTGATCGCCACCACGCTGGTGCTGCTCTCCGTGTTCATCCCGACCACGTTCATGCCGGGCATCACCGGCACCCTGTTCAAGCAGTTCGCGGTAACCATTTCGGTGGCGACGGTCTTCAGCACCATCAACGCCCTGACGCTGAGCCCGGCGCTCTGCTCGATCCTGCTGCGCCGGTCCAAAGGGGAAACACAGACCGGGGTTTTCGGCCTCTTCAACAAATCGCTGGATTCCACCAAGAAGGGCTACCTTAAAGTGGTCAACCAGGCCCTGCGCAAATCGTTCATCGGCCTGGTGGTCTTTCTCGCCATGTCCGCGCTGGCCTTCATCGGCTTCTCCGACCTGCCGGGCGGTTTCGTCCCCCAGGAAGACGAAGGCTATTGCATGGTCAACGTGCTGCTGCCCGATGCCTCTGCGCTGGAACGGACCGATGAATTCATCCGCGAAGTCAACGCCATCATCGGCGGCACCGACGGCATTGCCGACTATATGACCATTGCCGGATACTCCATCCTCGATGGCGCGGCCATTCCCAACGCGGCCTTCAGCGTGGCCACGTTCAAGCACTGGGACGAGCGCAAGAACCGGCACCAGTCCGAAATCATCCGCGAACTGAACATGAAATTGTCCCAGCTCAAAGACGGCGTGGCCTTTTCCTTCCCGATGCCGTCGTTGCCGGGCGTCGGCATGTCCGGCGGCCTGGTCATGCAACTGCAGGACCGGGGCGGGGCCGGCATGGGAACGCTGCAGCAGGTTGCCGAAGAGTTCATGAACGACGGCAATTCGCAGTCCGGCCTGCAAGGGATGTACACCACCTTCCGGGCCAACGTGCCCCAGCTGTTTGTGGACATCGACCGCGACCAGGTGCTCACCAAGAATGTCTCCATGAGCGCGGTATTCAATGCGCTGCAGTATTTCTATGGCTCGGTATACATGAACGACTTCACCTACATGAACCGCGTCTTCCAGGTGCGCGCCCAGGCCGCCGGCGAATACCGCCGCGAAGCCAGCCAAATCCGCGACATGGAGATCCGCAACCGCGATGGCAAAATGCTTCCGCTCGGCTCCGTGGTGAGCATCGAGGAGATTCTCGGCCCCCAGTCGGTCAACCGCTACAACATGTATCCCTCCGCAAAGATCATGGGGCAGCCCGGCGACGGCTACAGTACGGGCCAAGCCATGGCCATCGTCGAAAACATGGGCCAGCAAAAACTGCCGGCCTCCATGGGCGTGGAATGGACGGAGCTTTCCTATCAGGAAAAGGCGGCGCAGGGTTCCTCGAACATCATTTATGTGCTGGCCATCATACTCGTCTATCTGGTGTTGGCGGCGCAGTATGAAAGCTGGAGCATTCCGGTTTCGGTCTGCCTTTCCGTGCCGACTGCCCTGCTCGGCGCGGTGATTGCGCTGAAGGTGGCGGCGTTCGACAACAACGTCTATGCCCAGGTGGGCATCGTGCTGCTGATCGGCCTCTGCACCAAGACAGCCATTCTGATCGTCGAATTCGCCAAGGTGGAGCACGAGGAAGGCAAGTCGGTTTTCGAGGCCGCCATGAGCGCCTCCAACTTGCGTTTCCGCGCCGTACTCATGACCGCCTTCTCCTTCATTCTCGGCGTCATTCCGCTGCTGACCGCATCCGGTGCGGGCGCGGAGAGCCGCAAGGTGCTCGGGGCCACCGTTTTCGGCGGCATGCTCGTTGCCACCGTCGCCAGCTTGATCTTCGTGCCCATGCTCTACTACATCGTCCAGGTCATGAAGGAAAAATCCAGCAAGCAGCCCGTACCCAAGGAAGACGCAGAATGA
- a CDS encoding tRNA (cytidine(34)-2'-O)-methyltransferase: MKKNEQMRFSDRKRVEMEFQWPDVPLNLVLVYPSIPPNTGNASRLCAATGSRLHLIEPLGFDIDDRAVRRAGLDYWDSVDLTVYPDFDSFLEKNPAGQKYFFTTAGKKNFQQVEYEAGDFLIFGNETYGLPDEIIDAQPLEQVLNIPIKLDCVRSLNLSNCAAIVLYEALRQLNCGRDEIRSK; the protein is encoded by the coding sequence ATGAAAAAGAACGAACAGATGCGCTTTTCGGATCGGAAGCGGGTTGAGATGGAGTTCCAGTGGCCGGATGTCCCGTTGAACCTGGTGCTGGTCTACCCTTCCATTCCGCCCAACACCGGCAATGCTTCGCGCCTGTGCGCTGCAACAGGGAGCCGCTTGCACCTTATTGAACCTCTTGGGTTCGACATCGACGACCGCGCCGTTCGCCGCGCCGGGCTCGACTATTGGGATTCGGTCGACCTGACCGTCTATCCCGATTTCGACTCGTTCCTCGAAAAAAATCCCGCCGGACAGAAATATTTCTTCACGACCGCCGGGAAGAAAAATTTCCAGCAGGTTGAATACGAAGCGGGCGACTTTCTCATCTTCGGCAACGAGACCTACGGACTACCCGATGAAATCATCGATGCCCAGCCCCTGGAGCAAGTCTTGAACATCCCCATAAAACTTGATTGCGTACGTTCGCTCAATTTGTCAAATTGCGCGGCGATTGTGCTTTATGAGGCGCTGCGTCAACTCAACTGCGGGAGAGACGAAATACGTAGTAAGTAA
- a CDS encoding AAA family ATPase has product MAGIEVINQKVREQSAFVPTLKTEIGKVIVGQEYLIDRLIISMLANGHVLLEGVPGLAKTLTINTLAQALDTSFQRIQFTPDLLPADLIGTLIYNQKHGDFIIKKGPVFANVILADEINRAPAKVQSALLEAMQEKQVTIGDETFKLPRPFLVMATENPIEQEGTYPLPEAQVDRFMLKLKVGYPTIEEERRILDRMAHSNTEIQVNPVLHPDEILKAREIVDEIYIDEKIKDYILSIVFATREPEKYNLDIRDYLQYGASPRATINLTMGARAHAFMQGRGYVTPQDVKSIAQDVLRHRVIVSYEAEAEEMTSEDIIEKILSEIPVP; this is encoded by the coding sequence ATGGCGGGAATCGAAGTGATCAACCAGAAAGTGCGCGAACAAAGCGCGTTCGTACCCACCCTAAAAACCGAAATTGGAAAAGTGATCGTCGGGCAGGAATATTTGATCGACCGGCTGATCATCAGCATGCTGGCCAACGGCCATGTCTTGCTGGAAGGGGTGCCCGGTTTGGCCAAGACGCTGACCATCAACACCCTCGCCCAGGCGCTCGACACCTCGTTCCAACGCATCCAGTTTACGCCCGACCTGCTTCCCGCCGACCTCATCGGCACCCTGATCTACAACCAGAAACACGGCGACTTCATCATTAAGAAGGGCCCCGTTTTCGCGAACGTCATCCTAGCCGACGAAATCAACCGCGCCCCGGCCAAGGTGCAGAGTGCACTGCTCGAAGCCATGCAGGAAAAGCAGGTAACGATCGGCGACGAAACCTTCAAGCTCCCGCGCCCGTTCCTGGTGATGGCCACCGAAAACCCGATCGAACAGGAAGGCACCTATCCCCTGCCCGAGGCGCAGGTCGACCGTTTCATGCTCAAACTCAAGGTCGGCTATCCGACCATCGAGGAGGAGCGCCGCATCCTCGACCGCATGGCGCACTCGAACACCGAGATCCAGGTGAACCCCGTGCTCCACCCCGACGAAATCCTCAAGGCGCGCGAGATCGTCGACGAAATCTACATCGACGAAAAGATCAAGGACTACATCCTGAGCATTGTCTTCGCCACGCGCGAGCCGGAAAAGTACAACCTCGACATCCGCGACTACCTGCAATACGGCGCCTCCCCGCGCGCGACGATCAACCTGACGATGGGCGCCCGGGCGCACGCCTTCATGCAGGGCCGCGGCTATGTTACCCCGCAGGACGTCAAATCCATTGCGCAGGACGTGCTCCGCCACCGCGTCATCGTCTCCTACGAAGCCGAGGCCGAAGAGATGACCAGCGAAGACATCATCGAAAAGATCCTGAGCGAAATCCCCGTGCCGTAG